A window of Tautonia plasticadhaerens contains these coding sequences:
- a CDS encoding dicarboxylate/amino acid:cation symporter has product MDDEKAVNPTIEEAEASKSLPLYAWVVLAVLLAIPAGMLLGADGSWYDRMPGAARVILGGLATAMELAPVLIIRALGALAAPLVVLAILSAIVTNDIRGLQGARMMGFYLVNTLVAMVIGLAASNLIRPGAGADLGASAVASAEDPRLIDRLIDRPSPRAMAPGKTVAEIFVEMVPRSVGEAFSSNNLAQLVLMTVAFGIALAQYRDRQRAAGETTYRAMVDVLVVGFELLMKILLWVVALVPIAVFGVVAISLAREGFGLFLQLGWFIATVLAGFACQVAWYLSQLGVLGRYGPVRFLRGSADVVAMTFSTASTAATIPITLKALTGRLGVSRASSQLAACVGTNFNNDGTALYQAVAALFFAQALGADLTLTDQVVIMLTTLLASVGAGGIPSGSFVTLPLIFAAVRLPAEALPLLLTIDWFLDRCRTTVNVIGDMTVAVLLDRFEPGPDQPEPASSER; this is encoded by the coding sequence ATGGACGACGAGAAGGCCGTCAACCCGACGATCGAGGAGGCGGAGGCCTCGAAGTCCCTGCCGCTCTACGCCTGGGTCGTGCTGGCCGTCCTGCTGGCGATCCCGGCCGGGATGCTCCTCGGGGCCGACGGCTCCTGGTACGACCGGATGCCCGGGGCGGCCCGGGTCATCCTGGGAGGCCTGGCGACGGCGATGGAGCTGGCGCCGGTGCTGATCATCCGGGCCCTGGGGGCACTGGCCGCCCCCCTGGTCGTGCTGGCGATCCTCAGCGCCATCGTGACCAACGACATCCGGGGACTCCAGGGGGCCCGGATGATGGGGTTCTACCTGGTCAACACGCTGGTGGCCATGGTCATCGGCCTGGCCGCTTCGAACCTGATCCGACCCGGGGCGGGGGCGGATCTCGGCGCGTCGGCGGTCGCCTCCGCCGAGGACCCCCGGCTCATCGACCGCCTGATCGACCGGCCGTCCCCCAGGGCGATGGCCCCGGGCAAGACGGTGGCCGAGATCTTCGTCGAGATGGTGCCCCGGAGCGTCGGCGAGGCGTTCTCCTCGAACAACCTGGCCCAGCTGGTGCTGATGACAGTCGCCTTCGGCATCGCCCTGGCGCAGTACCGCGACCGGCAGCGGGCGGCCGGCGAGACGACCTACCGGGCGATGGTCGACGTGCTGGTGGTCGGCTTCGAGCTGCTGATGAAGATCCTCCTCTGGGTGGTGGCCCTGGTGCCGATCGCCGTCTTCGGCGTGGTGGCGATCAGCCTGGCGAGGGAGGGGTTCGGCCTGTTCCTCCAGCTCGGCTGGTTCATCGCGACGGTGCTGGCCGGCTTCGCCTGCCAGGTCGCCTGGTACCTGTCCCAGCTCGGGGTGCTCGGGCGGTACGGGCCGGTGCGGTTCCTGAGGGGGTCGGCCGACGTGGTGGCGATGACCTTCAGCACGGCGAGCACCGCCGCCACCATCCCGATCACGTTGAAGGCACTGACCGGCCGCCTGGGAGTTTCCCGGGCGTCCAGCCAGCTCGCCGCCTGCGTGGGCACGAACTTCAATAACGACGGGACGGCGCTCTACCAGGCGGTGGCCGCGCTGTTCTTCGCCCAGGCCCTGGGGGCGGATCTCACGCTGACCGACCAGGTGGTGATCATGCTGACGACCCTGCTGGCGAGCGTCGGCGCGGGCGGGATCCCCTCCGGCAGCTTCGTGACCCTGCCCCTGATCTTCGCCGCCGTCCGACTGCCGGCCGAGGCCCTGCCGCTGCTGCTCACGATCGACTGGTTCCTCGACCGCTGCCGGACGACCGTCAACGTGATCGGCGACATGACCGTCGCCGTCCTGCTCGACCGCTTCGAGCCGGGCCCGGATCAGCCCGAGCCCGCGAGCAGCGAGCGGTAG